A genomic window from Streptomyces mirabilis includes:
- a CDS encoding FadR/GntR family transcriptional regulator, whose translation MVAVKQYVNNSAEGARRAVFAPVDNRARVDAVIRRLSDAIELGLLADGEQLPGEMELAGQLGVSTVTLREALMALRQQGLVTTRRGRGGGSFVSLPEVPGEERLRVRLAGWSTEELRDLGDHWAALSGAAAQLAAERTEPGDLRQLRRTLDELASAEDAAARSRVYGRFHVELAAAAQSARLTREQVALQTEVGALLCLVLGDDTYREEVADRHRSVISAVQDGAHASARALAERCVQASTARLIALRLAMPRAASGPRPLEGTHEQEPRSGRRHGDA comes from the coding sequence GTGGTGGCCGTGAAGCAGTACGTGAACAACAGCGCCGAGGGTGCCCGTAGGGCCGTCTTCGCCCCCGTGGACAACCGCGCCCGGGTGGACGCGGTCATCCGCAGGCTCAGCGACGCCATCGAGCTCGGCCTGCTCGCCGACGGGGAGCAGCTGCCCGGCGAGATGGAGCTGGCCGGCCAGCTCGGCGTGTCCACGGTCACGCTGCGCGAGGCGCTGATGGCGCTGCGCCAGCAAGGGCTGGTCACCACCCGCAGGGGGCGCGGCGGCGGCAGCTTCGTCTCCCTCCCCGAGGTCCCCGGCGAGGAGCGGCTCAGAGTGCGGCTGGCCGGCTGGAGCACGGAGGAGCTGCGCGATCTGGGTGACCACTGGGCCGCCCTGTCGGGCGCGGCCGCCCAGCTGGCCGCGGAGCGCACGGAGCCGGGCGACCTGCGGCAATTGCGGCGCACACTGGACGAGTTGGCGTCCGCCGAGGACGCCGCGGCGCGCAGCCGGGTCTACGGCCGGTTTCATGTCGAGCTCGCCGCGGCGGCCCAGTCCGCCCGGCTGACCCGCGAGCAGGTCGCGCTCCAGACGGAGGTGGGGGCACTGTTGTGTCTCGTGCTCGGGGACGACACATATCGTGAAGAAGTCGCAGACCGTCACCGCTCCGTAATCTCGGCCGTGCAAGATGGGGCCCACGCATCGGCCAGAGCGCTGGCCGAGCGGTGCGTCCAGGCCTCGACGGCACGGCTCATCGCCCTCCGCCTCGCGATGCCGCGCGCCGCGTCCGGTCCCCGTCCACTGGAGGGCACCCATGAGCAGGAGCCCCGGTCCGGCCGGCGCCACGGCGACGCTTGA
- a CDS encoding ABC transporter substrate-binding protein: MEYVVRPNRTLRTSLLAFTAVALLLATAACGSSDSGASSATGLNPPDLKAQSKLGKTEGQVNLVAWAGYVEDGSNDPKVDWVSDFEKQTGCQVNSKVAASSDEMVKLMKTGQYDAVSASGDASLRLIASGDAAPVNTSLVPNYKDVFSGLKNGPWNSVDGKMYGIPHGRGANLLMYNTQKVTPAPTSWSAVFDDAPKHKGHVTAYDSPIYIADAALYLKATKPELKIKNPYALDQKQFDAAVALLKKQSGNVGEYWSDYLKEISAFKSGDSVVGTTWQVIANLAQDEGAKVKAFVPKEGSTGWSDTWMISAKAKHPNCAYKWMDWIISPKVNAQVAEYFGEAPANSKACTETSDKSFCDTFHAADESYWKNIAFWNTPIEQCLDGRTDVKCVPYAKWVQAWTEIKG; the protein is encoded by the coding sequence ATGGAGTACGTCGTGCGTCCCAACCGAACCCTCCGCACCTCTCTTCTCGCGTTCACCGCCGTCGCGCTGCTCCTCGCCACGGCCGCCTGCGGGTCGTCCGACTCGGGCGCCTCCTCGGCCACCGGCCTCAACCCCCCCGACCTCAAGGCGCAGTCGAAGCTGGGCAAGACCGAGGGTCAGGTCAACCTGGTCGCCTGGGCCGGGTACGTCGAGGACGGCTCCAACGACCCCAAGGTCGACTGGGTGAGCGACTTCGAGAAGCAGACCGGCTGTCAGGTCAACTCCAAGGTCGCCGCCAGCTCCGACGAGATGGTCAAGCTGATGAAGACCGGCCAGTACGACGCCGTCTCCGCGTCCGGTGACGCGTCCCTGCGCCTCATAGCCTCCGGCGACGCGGCCCCGGTCAACACCAGCCTCGTGCCGAACTACAAGGACGTCTTCAGCGGCCTGAAGAACGGTCCCTGGAACTCCGTCGACGGCAAGATGTACGGCATCCCGCACGGCCGCGGCGCCAACCTGCTGATGTACAACACGCAGAAGGTCACGCCCGCCCCCACCTCCTGGTCCGCGGTCTTCGACGACGCCCCGAAGCACAAGGGGCACGTGACGGCGTACGACTCGCCGATCTACATCGCCGACGCGGCGCTGTATCTGAAGGCGACCAAGCCGGAGTTGAAGATCAAGAACCCCTACGCGCTGGACCAGAAGCAGTTCGACGCGGCCGTCGCGCTGCTGAAGAAGCAGAGCGGGAACGTGGGGGAGTACTGGAGCGACTACCTCAAGGAGATCTCCGCCTTCAAGAGTGGTGACTCCGTGGTCGGCACCACCTGGCAGGTCATCGCCAACCTCGCGCAGGACGAGGGCGCCAAGGTGAAGGCCTTCGTGCCCAAGGAAGGCTCCACCGGATGGTCGGACACCTGGATGATCTCCGCCAAGGCCAAGCACCCCAACTGCGCCTACAAATGGATGGACTGGATCATCTCGCCGAAGGTGAACGCCCAGGTCGCCGAGTACTTCGGTGAGGCCCCGGCCAACTCCAAGGCGTGCACCGAGACCAGCGACAAGTCCTTCTGCGACACCTTCCACGCCGCCGACGAGAGCTATTGGAAGAACATCGCCTTCTGGAACACGCCCATCGAGCAGTGCCTGGACGGCCGCACCGACGTGAAGTGCGTGCCGTACGCGAAGTGGGTCCAGGCCTGGACCGAGATCAAGGGCTGA
- a CDS encoding ABC transporter permease, with the protein MTSTAQAAGRSPVRRLAGTLHRRPRLRLSLLLIAPLLWLAVLYLGSLAVLFVSAFWTTNSFTSEVVKVWSTDNFHALFTTPVFRQVILRSIGVALAVTALSAVIAFPVAFYTARVAKPRWRPLLVVAILTPLWASYLVKVYAWRLILSQGGFADWMLKPFGLSGPGFGLFATIIALTYLWLPYMILPIHTALEQLPANLLDASADLGARAGRTFRSVVVPMVLPSVAAGSVFTFSLSLGDYITVQIVGGKTQLIGNLVYSNIELNLPMAAALGTVPVVVIVLYLLAMRRTGALSSL; encoded by the coding sequence ATGACCTCCACCGCGCAGGCCGCCGGACGGTCCCCCGTCCGGCGGCTCGCCGGGACCCTGCACCGCCGGCCGCGGCTCAGGCTGTCCCTGCTGCTCATCGCGCCGCTGCTGTGGCTGGCCGTGCTCTACCTCGGCTCGCTGGCCGTGCTGTTCGTCTCGGCGTTCTGGACGACCAACTCCTTCACCTCCGAGGTCGTGAAGGTCTGGTCGACCGACAACTTCCATGCCCTGTTCACGACGCCTGTCTTCCGTCAGGTGATCCTGCGCAGCATCGGTGTGGCGCTCGCCGTCACCGCTCTGTCCGCCGTGATCGCCTTCCCGGTCGCCTTCTACACGGCCCGCGTCGCCAAGCCCAGGTGGCGGCCGTTGCTCGTGGTCGCCATTCTCACGCCGCTGTGGGCGAGTTACCTCGTCAAGGTGTACGCCTGGCGGCTGATCCTCTCCCAGGGAGGGTTCGCCGACTGGATGTTGAAGCCCTTCGGGCTCAGTGGGCCGGGATTCGGCCTGTTCGCGACGATCATCGCGCTGACCTACCTCTGGCTGCCGTACATGATCCTGCCGATCCACACGGCACTGGAGCAGCTGCCCGCCAACCTGCTCGACGCCTCGGCGGACCTGGGCGCCCGCGCCGGACGCACCTTCCGCTCGGTCGTGGTCCCGATGGTGCTGCCGTCCGTGGCGGCCGGCTCGGTCTTCACCTTCTCGCTCAGCCTCGGGGACTACATCACCGTGCAGATCGTCGGCGGCAAGACCCAGCTGATCGGCAACCTCGTCTACTCCAACATCGAACTGAACCTGCCCATGGCCGCCGCGCTCGGCACGGTCCCCGTCGTCGTCATCGTGCTCTACCTGCTCGCGATGCGGCGCACGGGCGCCTTGAGCAGTCTCTGA
- a CDS encoding ABC transporter ATP-binding protein, translating into MEATAIRLQGLRKAFGETTAVAGVDLDIADGEFFSMLGPSGSGKTTVLRMIAGFESPTAGRIELAGQEVTGLAPFERDVHTVFQDYALFPHMTVEQNVAYGLKVRKVPKAERLQQAREALADVRLEGFGARRPSQLSGGQRQRVALARALVGRPRVLLLDEPLGALDLKLREQMQVELKAIQREVGITFVFVTHDQEEALTMSDRIAVFNQGRIEQVGTPAEIYERPATPFVAGFVGTSNLLEGESAQQVVGASGTYSIRPEKIRVLKESAEADEPEHSTATGTVVEVVYLGDATRFLVDLDAGGRLTALQQNLETSSEDVAAYRGTRVRLRWHRRHTFKVPAPR; encoded by the coding sequence ATGGAGGCAACAGCGATCCGGCTCCAGGGCCTGCGGAAGGCGTTCGGAGAGACGACCGCCGTGGCCGGAGTGGACCTGGACATCGCCGACGGTGAGTTCTTCTCGATGCTCGGCCCGTCCGGCTCGGGCAAGACGACCGTCCTGCGGATGATCGCCGGCTTCGAGAGCCCGACCGCGGGCCGGATCGAGCTGGCGGGCCAGGAGGTCACCGGGCTGGCCCCCTTCGAGCGGGATGTGCACACCGTCTTCCAGGACTACGCGCTGTTCCCGCACATGACCGTCGAGCAGAACGTCGCGTACGGCCTCAAGGTCCGCAAGGTGCCCAAGGCCGAGCGGCTCCAACAGGCCCGCGAAGCGCTCGCGGACGTACGCCTCGAAGGCTTCGGGGCCCGCCGCCCCTCCCAGCTCTCCGGCGGCCAGCGTCAGCGCGTCGCACTCGCCCGCGCCCTCGTCGGGCGCCCCCGGGTGCTGCTGCTCGACGAGCCGCTCGGCGCCCTCGACCTCAAGCTGCGCGAGCAGATGCAGGTCGAACTCAAGGCGATCCAGCGAGAGGTCGGCATCACCTTCGTCTTCGTCACCCACGACCAGGAGGAGGCCCTGACGATGAGCGACCGCATCGCCGTCTTCAACCAGGGCCGCATCGAACAGGTCGGCACCCCGGCCGAGATCTACGAACGCCCCGCCACCCCCTTCGTCGCGGGCTTCGTCGGCACCTCCAACCTGCTCGAAGGCGAATCCGCGCAGCAGGTGGTGGGCGCCTCGGGCACGTACAGCATCAGGCCCGAGAAGATCCGGGTCCTCAAGGAGTCCGCCGAGGCCGACGAGCCGGAGCACTCCACCGCCACGGGAACCGTCGTCGAGGTCGTCTATCTGGGCGACGCCACCCGTTTCCTGGTGGACCTCGACGCGGGCGGACGGCTGACCGCGCTCCAGCAGAACCTGGAGACCTCCTCCGAGGACGTCGCCGCCTATCGCGGCACCCGGGTCCGGCTCCGGTGGCACCGCCGTCACACCTTCAAGGTCCCCGCCCCCCGCTGA
- a CDS encoding MAB_1171c family putative transporter yields the protein MDGSSYYVPAVAMGAALAVKAPTLIRGWRDPLLRSVGILLALACLVFLFAAPPTIAEVNDLTGIPNISAPLVYCLLSVFSASCLVLIIHWRGGPPEVTRRLSRRWITGYGVVSVALVVLYLLGDCPEERLRDLDTYYANTPFIREMIVLYLVALTVAGVAMNVMCWRWALQVDGWLRAGLLTIAVGFLFNVPYSATKFIAVVARWNGANLDGLSTDVAPVLASVGAQVSAVGFLLPLACQRIGDSWTTWSTYRRLGPLWRELRTVSAHADHAVRISWWSSAELQVTQRESDIHDGMLSLYPYFDSAVRSLAYDAAVTAGSEPAQAQAEADAAMVTAAVRARAADPEGRVISAAEAATAPAASAEGPRDLVRMSMALRQSPVVAAVRGRAATRSESDFHEQSR from the coding sequence ATGGACGGATCCAGCTACTACGTCCCGGCCGTCGCCATGGGCGCCGCCCTCGCCGTCAAGGCACCCACCCTGATCCGCGGCTGGCGCGACCCGCTGCTGCGGTCGGTGGGCATCCTGCTGGCGCTCGCCTGCCTGGTGTTCCTCTTCGCAGCCCCGCCGACCATCGCCGAGGTCAATGACCTCACCGGTATCCCCAACATCTCGGCGCCCCTGGTCTACTGCCTGCTGAGCGTCTTCAGCGCGTCCTGTCTGGTGCTGATCATCCACTGGCGCGGCGGACCCCCCGAGGTCACCCGCCGGCTCTCCCGCCGCTGGATCACCGGGTACGGCGTCGTGAGCGTGGCGCTGGTCGTGCTCTACCTGCTCGGGGACTGCCCCGAGGAACGCCTGCGCGACCTCGACACCTACTACGCGAACACCCCGTTCATCCGCGAGATGATCGTCCTCTACCTCGTGGCGCTGACCGTCGCGGGCGTCGCGATGAACGTCATGTGCTGGCGCTGGGCCCTTCAGGTGGACGGCTGGCTGCGCGCCGGACTCCTGACGATCGCGGTCGGCTTCCTCTTCAACGTCCCCTACTCGGCGACCAAGTTCATCGCCGTCGTGGCCCGCTGGAACGGCGCGAACCTGGACGGTCTGAGCACCGACGTGGCCCCTGTGCTGGCTTCCGTCGGAGCCCAGGTCAGCGCGGTCGGCTTCCTGCTCCCGCTGGCCTGCCAGCGCATCGGGGACAGCTGGACCACCTGGTCGACGTACCGCCGGCTCGGACCGCTGTGGCGCGAGCTGCGGACGGTCTCGGCGCACGCGGACCACGCGGTGCGGATCTCCTGGTGGTCCTCCGCCGAACTCCAGGTCACCCAGCGGGAGTCCGACATCCACGACGGCATGCTCAGCCTGTACCCCTACTTCGACTCCGCGGTACGCTCCCTCGCCTACGACGCGGCCGTGACGGCGGGCTCCGAGCCCGCCCAGGCTCAGGCCGAGGCCGACGCGGCGATGGTGACGGCGGCGGTGCGGGCCAGGGCCGCCGACCCGGAGGGCAGGGTCATCAGCGCGGCGGAGGCCGCCACCGCCCCCGCCGCTTCCGCCGAGGGTCCACGCGACCTCGTACGGATGTCGATGGCCCTGCGTCAGTCACCCGTCGTCGCGGCCGTCCGAGGACGGGCCGCGACCAGGTCAGAGAGCGACTTCCATGAGCAATCCCGCTAG
- a CDS encoding toxin-antitoxin system, toxin component translates to MRRLCGELVAELSLPAPAEPGDLYAALCDAMSRRRGRPVQFRTAAFPPGTASGLWLDMADQDLVVIEERTAPDHQLVILGHELWHMKAGHCSHHVEGAAVAARLLSDTADLQATVLRVAARTRFDLADEKEAESFGLLLASKCRTWLAGSQLRGPMSRDGLAGRIEASLGYRGPQG, encoded by the coding sequence ATGCGCCGCCTGTGCGGCGAGTTGGTCGCGGAGCTCTCGCTCCCTGCACCGGCGGAACCCGGCGACCTGTACGCCGCCCTGTGCGACGCCATGAGCAGACGCCGCGGCCGTCCCGTCCAGTTCCGTACGGCCGCGTTCCCGCCCGGCACCGCCAGCGGGCTGTGGCTCGACATGGCCGACCAGGACCTCGTCGTCATCGAGGAACGCACCGCCCCCGACCACCAGTTGGTGATCCTCGGCCACGAACTGTGGCACATGAAGGCCGGGCACTGCAGTCACCACGTCGAGGGCGCCGCCGTCGCGGCCCGCTTACTCAGCGACACCGCCGATCTGCAGGCGACCGTCCTGAGGGTCGCCGCGCGCACCCGCTTCGACCTCGCGGACGAGAAGGAGGCCGAGAGCTTCGGTCTGCTGCTCGCCAGCAAGTGCCGTACCTGGCTGGCCGGTTCGCAACTGCGCGGGCCGATGAGCCGGGACGGGCTGGCCGGCCGCATCGAGGCGTCCCTGGGGTACCGCGGACCGCAGGGCTGA
- a CDS encoding helix-turn-helix transcriptional regulator codes for MTDGFEVPGATATVLLPAVVARVTALADRLDVQHSEVFDVQRLSAESGVPQPVVRALLGGRPAGEPDLQARFLQRLDLLRRTRIKPNGRKYTQQEIADGAGMSRQQAGALINGDRRPTMEHCDAIQRFFRVHAGFLTAEDSEALVGALQRSEQELLQQLAEREAAAAADDPLERLLQDHGVRGIAWRAAQLPTDQHRDKVAEWLDMLLESVKRPES; via the coding sequence GTGACGGATGGCTTCGAAGTTCCGGGCGCCACGGCGACGGTTCTGCTGCCGGCCGTCGTGGCCCGGGTCACCGCACTCGCCGACCGGCTCGATGTGCAGCACTCCGAGGTTTTCGACGTCCAGCGCCTGTCGGCCGAGTCCGGCGTGCCCCAACCCGTGGTGCGGGCCCTGCTGGGCGGTCGCCCCGCCGGGGAACCCGATCTCCAGGCCCGCTTCCTCCAGCGCCTGGACCTGTTGCGCCGCACCCGGATCAAGCCCAATGGGCGCAAATACACTCAACAGGAGATCGCCGACGGCGCCGGAATGTCGCGTCAACAGGCGGGCGCCCTCATCAACGGCGACCGGCGCCCCACCATGGAGCACTGCGACGCCATCCAGCGCTTCTTCCGGGTGCACGCGGGGTTCCTGACGGCCGAGGACTCCGAGGCGCTCGTGGGCGCCCTGCAGCGCTCGGAGCAGGAGCTGCTGCAACAGCTGGCCGAGCGCGAGGCGGCCGCGGCCGCCGACGACCCGCTGGAGCGGCTGCTCCAGGACCACGGCGTCCGCGGAATCGCCTGGCGGGCCGCGCAGTTGCCCACCGACCAGCACCGCGACAAGGTCGCCGAATGGCTGGACATGCTCTTGGAGAGCGTCAAGCGGCCCGAGTCGTGA
- a CDS encoding NAD(P)/FAD-dependent oxidoreductase translates to MSNPASAAAGDRGTAPRRAVVIGAGTAGLLAAAALDPYAEVTVVERDVLPDGPAPRKGLPQARHAHLLLSGGAHAMEELLPGVTAAWLAAGARRIPLPTGFVSLTAQGWLRRWPEMEFMISCSRDLLDSVLRDRVATKDRVTVVDGTGLLGLEGDASRVTGVRVRMRDGGQRVLPADLVVDASGRGSRSTLWLDALGVAPARLDEVDSGLTYASRIFRAPAGTEDYPVVAVQPDPAQPVPGRSATIVPVEGGRWLVTLSGTRDGQPTDSVEEFEPFARGLRHPVVGELIAHAQPLTDVAVSRSTINRRRFFEKVKGWPEGFVALGDAVATYNPVYGHGMTVAAQGALALRDRLAEHGIAAPGLARRVQRAVALPVTIAWELATGTDIRYPGAIGEQPGATRKLLGRYVERLLRTAAGRPLVAQAFLAVSTLSAPLSALVRPEVAVAVLRGPRRPPLTDPPLTAEEWEAVLSVPEPSGTPAVG, encoded by the coding sequence ATGAGCAATCCCGCTAGCGCGGCAGCAGGCGACAGAGGTACGGCCCCCCGTCGGGCCGTCGTCATCGGCGCGGGGACGGCCGGTCTGCTGGCCGCCGCCGCCCTGGACCCGTACGCCGAGGTCACCGTCGTCGAGCGCGACGTCCTGCCGGACGGGCCCGCGCCGCGCAAGGGCCTCCCGCAGGCCCGGCACGCCCATCTGCTGTTGTCCGGTGGCGCCCACGCGATGGAGGAGTTGCTGCCGGGGGTGACCGCCGCCTGGCTCGCCGCGGGCGCCCGCCGGATCCCGCTGCCCACCGGATTCGTCTCCCTGACGGCGCAGGGCTGGCTGCGGCGCTGGCCCGAGATGGAGTTCATGATCTCGTGCAGCCGTGATCTGCTCGACTCGGTACTGCGCGACCGGGTCGCCACGAAGGACCGGGTGACCGTCGTGGACGGCACGGGGCTGCTCGGTCTGGAGGGTGACGCCTCCCGGGTGACGGGCGTGCGCGTACGGATGCGCGACGGCGGGCAACGGGTGCTCCCGGCCGACCTGGTGGTGGACGCCTCGGGGCGCGGCTCACGCTCCACCCTCTGGCTCGACGCGCTGGGTGTCGCGCCGGCGCGGCTGGACGAGGTCGACTCCGGACTCACCTACGCCAGCCGGATCTTCCGGGCACCGGCGGGCACCGAGGACTACCCCGTGGTCGCTGTGCAGCCCGACCCGGCGCAGCCCGTGCCGGGCCGCTCCGCGACGATCGTGCCCGTCGAGGGCGGACGCTGGCTGGTGACGCTGTCGGGCACCCGCGACGGACAGCCGACGGACTCCGTCGAGGAGTTCGAGCCGTTCGCGCGCGGCCTGCGGCACCCCGTGGTGGGCGAGCTGATCGCGCACGCGCAGCCGCTGACGGACGTCGCCGTCAGCCGCAGCACGATCAACCGGCGGCGCTTCTTCGAGAAGGTCAAGGGCTGGCCGGAGGGGTTCGTCGCGCTCGGCGACGCCGTCGCCACGTACAACCCGGTCTACGGGCACGGCATGACGGTGGCCGCACAGGGCGCGCTGGCGCTGCGCGACCGGCTCGCCGAGCACGGGATCGCGGCGCCGGGGCTCGCGCGGCGGGTGCAGCGGGCGGTGGCCCTTCCGGTGACGATCGCCTGGGAGCTGGCCACGGGCACGGACATCCGCTACCCGGGCGCGATCGGCGAGCAGCCCGGGGCCACGCGGAAGTTGCTGGGGCGCTATGTCGAACGGCTCCTGCGGACGGCGGCGGGACGCCCCCTGGTCGCCCAGGCGTTCCTGGCCGTGTCCACCCTCTCCGCGCCCCTGTCCGCGCTGGTCAGACCGGAGGTCGCCGTCGCCGTACTGCGTGGCCCGCGCCGCCCTCCTCTGACCGACCCGCCCCTCACGGCCGAGGAGTGGGAAGCGGTGCTGAGCGTCCCGGAGCCGTCGGGAACGCCGGCAGTGGGCTGA